The stretch of DNA GGCAGGTGCCACTTATAGCTGGGACGAACAAAACTTCAATTCGGGCTTTACGTTCACGCCGATGTACAAGTTCCTTGCGAAGCAAAGACAGAGCCATTCGTGGCAACTCACCGCTACTTGGTATCTACATTTTGCCAAACATCTCTTCACTTTCAATGGCTTTGTCGACCTTTGGGGAGATCGTCGCTTCGACAACGGTCGGAACCTCTGCGTCCTGATCACCGAACCGCAGTTCTGGTTCAACCTGAATCACCTCAAAGGTGTGCCCGATGACTTGAAACTGAGCCTGGGAACTGAGTGGGAAATCAGCAATAACTTTGTCAATCAAAACCATCGCTGGTACTGGCTGCCCACGTTAGCAGCGAAATGGACCTTCTAATATTGATCCACTCCATCCATGTCTTTCTATTCTCTCTTGGGCTTCGACCCCAAAAAACATCAACTCCGCACGGAGTTGACCGCTGGCATCACCACGTTTCTCACCATGAGTTACATCCTGGCGGTGAACCCCGACATACTGAGTGCTGCCCAAATGGATAAAGGGGCGGTGTTCACGGCTACGGCTTTGGCCTCTGCTTTGGGCACGCTCTTTATCGCTTTTCTGGCCAAACTGCCCTTTGCACAGGCCCCCGGTATGGGTATCAACGCCTTTTTTGCTTTCACCTTGGTAAAAGCAATGGGCTATTCTTGGGAGGCTGCACTGGCGGCAGTCTTTGTAGAAGGATTGATTTTCATTCTTCTCACTGCGCTCAACATCCGTGAGCAAATCGTGAAGTGTATCCCCCGGAATCTGCGATTTGCCATCTCGGGCGGACTGGGCCTTTTTATTGCTTTCATTGGACTGAAGAACGCCGGCCTTATCGTGGCCAATGAGGCTACGTTCGTTACGCTCGGGGCTTTCACGCCTACGGTTGTGCTGGCTTGTATCGGTATCATCATGAGTGGGGCACTCATCGTTTTGAAAGTGCGCGGTGCGCTATTCTATAGCATTCTGATCTGTACGATCATCGGAATCCCGATGGGCATCACGCAGATCCCCCAGGGCTTTATGCCCGTTTCGATGCCCCACAGCATCGCACCCACCTTTCTCAAACTCGACTTTCGTGCGTTGCTCAATGCCGACATGGTGCTCACCATCTTCGTGTTGGTGTTTATCGACATCTTCAACACCCTGGGAACGCTCATCGGAACGGCTGCCAAAACCGATATGATGGACGAAAATGGCAACGTGAAGAATATCCGACAGGCGCTGATGGCCGATGCTATCGCTACCTCTACGGGAGCATTGCTCGGTA from Prevotella sp. oral taxon 475 encodes:
- a CDS encoding DUF5020 family protein, with the protein product MKKLFAVALAFVAGLSVQAQNVQLHYDFGHLNDNLSTRPHLTTTVEMFKPDRWGNTFFFVDMDYADNGVAAAYWEISRELKFWKAPLAVHVEYNGGLGKGVGSYKDAYLAGATYSWDEQNFNSGFTFTPMYKFLAKQRQSHSWQLTATWYLHFAKHLFTFNGFVDLWGDRRFDNGRNLCVLITEPQFWFNLNHLKGVPDDLKLSLGTEWEISNNFVNQNHRWYWLPTLAAKWTF
- a CDS encoding NCS2 family permease; translation: MSFYSLLGFDPKKHQLRTELTAGITTFLTMSYILAVNPDILSAAQMDKGAVFTATALASALGTLFIAFLAKLPFAQAPGMGINAFFAFTLVKAMGYSWEAALAAVFVEGLIFILLTALNIREQIVKCIPRNLRFAISGGLGLFIAFIGLKNAGLIVANEATFVTLGAFTPTVVLACIGIIMSGALIVLKVRGALFYSILICTIIGIPMGITQIPQGFMPVSMPHSIAPTFLKLDFRALLNADMVLTIFVLVFIDIFNTLGTLIGTAAKTDMMDENGNVKNIRQALMADAIATSTGALLGTSTVTTFVESAAGVAEGGRTGLTALTTAALFLVALFLAPVFLVIPSAATTGALVLVGVFMLESIKKIDLQDISEALPCFITVLTMVLTYSIAEGMALGLISYTLVKLLSGHYRDVNLTLFIVSGLLILRYVFQ